The following are encoded together in the Anopheles stephensi strain Indian unplaced genomic scaffold, UCI_ANSTEP_V1.0 ucontig125, whole genome shotgun sequence genome:
- the LOC118515269 gene encoding probable GDP-L-fucose synthase, with product MSKMVLVTGGTGLIGKAIETVIKEENPADERWVFVGSKDADLTDLAATRAMFVKHQPTHVVHLAAMVGGLFHNMNNNLDFFRKNMLINDNILLLSHELKVKKVVSCLSTCIFPDKTSYPIDETMIHNGPPHDSNFGYSHAKRMIDVLNRAYNQQYGDMFTSVVPCNVFGPHDNFVPGVSHVIPGMIHRLHELMFVKDPDQPQEGKVFSVYGTGKPLRQFIYSLDLAKLFIWVLREYDSVEPIILSVDESAEVSIAQLAESLAKAFEFKGKLEFDTTKADGQYKKTASNAKLRKHLPDFKFTDFDVAIKDTVQWYTANYEQARK from the exons atgagcaaaatgGTGCTGGTTACCGGTGGAACCGGTCTCATAGGAAAGGCTATCGAGACGGTGATCAAGGAAGAAAATCCGGCGGATGAGCGATGGGTTTTCGTCGGATCGAAAGACGCAGATCTAAC AGATCTAGCGGCAACGCGGGCAATGTTTGTCAAGCATCAACCAACGCACGTGGTCCATCTGGCAGCGATGGTCGGCGGACTGTTCCACAACATGAACAACAATTTGGATTTCTTCCGCAAAAATATGCTTATCAACGATAACATTCTTCTCCTAAGCCATGAGCTGAAGGTAAAGAAGGTCGTGTCGTGCCTCTCGACCTGTATCTTCCCCGATAAAACGTCTTATCCCATCGATGAAACTATG ATTCATAATGGTCCTCCACACGACTCGAACTTCGGGTACAGTCACGCCAAGCGGATGATCGACGTGCTAAACCGAGCCTACAATCAACAGTACGGCGACATGTTCACCTCCGTAGTGCCTTGCAACGTGTTTGGACCGCACGATAACTTTGTGCCGGGTGTAAGCCACGTCATTCCGGGCATGATTCATCGTTTGCACGAGCTTATGTTTGTTAAAGACCCCGAC CAACCGCAAGAGGGCAAAGTATTCTCCGTGTACGGTACGGGAAAACCGCTCCGGCAGTTCATTTACTCGCTGGATCTTGCTAAGCTCTTCATCTGGGTGCTGCGTGAGTATGACAGTGTAGAACCGATCATCCTATCGGTGGACGAGTCGGCTGAAGTGTCGATCGCTCAGCTCGCTGAATCCCTTGCGAAAGCTTTCGAGTTCAAGGGAAAGCTCGAGTTCGACACTACCAAAGCAGACGGCCAGTACAAGAAGACGGCCTCGAATGCGAAGCTAAGGAAGCATCTTCCGGATTTTAAGTTTACCGACTTTGATGTCGCTATTAAGGACACCGTGCAGTGGTACACTGCCAACTACGAGCAAGCAAGGAAGtga
- the LOC118515268 gene encoding inactive serine protease scarface-like isoform X3, with translation MPHFCLFASFQTGECYAPEVCCKQQSLLSQSTVLTNEGYVVKDEIPNPANDTPVVIRPTTPRPFQPPRPQGPEAPPPLPPVGCSAAMNCTEEEYCSSTGVISKTPVVLTEEQKLFRVPVTACRNLERGFTGVCCRDPDYVDPWPVGQLGQYNPEILGFDDGSYKPNGNGNGNGNGNGNGNGRRPGEPIQASPSQVTSTQSFAPNQFVSQTASVTQSKSQYDRGVTASASFQSTVGQRVNAVPSGLQFTNSGNTRFRPFQNQRSESTFAKPQQCAPRNYNTQPRGAGPLGTGFGEFPWQAMVLLETNKTLLCGGAIISDNTVVTAANCVYGLNPRTIQIKGGEWRLGVDAEPKTFQIVRVKDIVYHPAYNPTTLNYDVAMLVLEDRLKFDTHIGAICLDENDVVPSASYENCVTTGWGKEVLKIHIQNALMHQMSISLLSEAESQSQLQRNGFAPESHICGRPSGDACEVDVGSALACADTSGAYYLKGVYSADNGCNRPDQIVSFSNIDVQWIKQALKNPNQFITPVPNYQTAANSPTVTRVQLQSTQGPAYSNKYLPPY, from the exons ATGCCCCATTTCTGCTTGTTTGCATCTTTTCAGACTGGCGAATGTTACGCACCGGAAGTTTGCTGCAAACAGCAATCCCTGCTGTCCCAATCGACCGTCCTGACGAACGAAGGTTACGTCGTTAAG GACGAGATCCCGAACCCGGCCAACGATACTCCGGTCGTCATCCGACCGACCACGCCCCGTCCATTCCAGCCACCACGTCCGCAGGGTCCGGAAgctccaccaccactgccGCCGGTAGGATGCTCGGCCGCCATGAACTGTACCGAGGAGGAGTACTGTTCCTCGACCGGTGTCATCTCAAAGACTCCCGTGGTGTTGACCGAGGAGCAGAAGTTGTTCCGCGTCCCGGTGACGGCTTGTCGAAACTTGGAGCGAGGATTCACGGGGGTTTGTTGTCGCGATCCGGACTACGTTGATCCGTGGCCAGTCGGTCAGCTCGGACAGTACAACCCGGAAATTCTAGGCTTCGACGATGGTTCGTACAAACCGAACGGAAACGGTAATGGTAACGGTAATGGCAACGGAAACGGTAACGGACGCCGTCCAGGCGAACCGATCCAGGCGTCACCGTCCCAGGTAACGTCCACACAATCGTTTGCACCGAACCAGTTCGTCAGCCAGACGGCCTCAGTGACACAGAGCAAATCGCAGTACGATCGGGGCGTAACAGCGTCCGCTTCCTTCCAGTCTACCGTCGGCCAGCGCGTTAATGCCGTACCGTCCGGGCTGCAGTTTACCAACAGTGGCAACACCCGGTTCCGCCCGTTCCAGAACCAACGATCGGAGAGCACTTTCGCTAAGCCGCAACAGTGTGCCCCGCGAAACTAT AACACTCAGCCACGAGGTGCAGGACCTTTGGGTACCGGATTCGGCGAGTTCCCGTGGCAGGCGATGGTGCTGCTGGAGACCAACAAGACTCTGCTGTGCGGTGGAGCCATCATTTCGGATAACACCGTCGTAACTGCGGCCAACTGTGTCTATGG ACTGAACCCACGTACGATTCAAATCAAGGGAGGCGAATGGCGCCTGGGAGTTGACGCAGAACCAAAGACATTCCAGATCGTGCGCGTGAAGGACATCGTGTACCATCCGGCTTACAATCCGACCACGCTGAACTACGACGTCGCCATGCTGGTGCTGGAGGATCGCCTCAAGTTCGATACGCACATCGGTGCTATCTGTCTGGATGAGAACGATGTTGTGCCGAGCGCTTCGTACGAGAACTGTGTGACCACTGGTTGGGGCAAGGAAGTACTTAAGA TTCACATTCAAAACGCGCTGATGCACCAGATGTCGATCTCGTTGCTGTCGGAAGCGGAAAGCCAAAGCCAGCTGCAGCGAAACGGATTCGCACCGGAATCGCACATCTGCGGCCGTCCGTCCGGTGATGCCTGTGAGGTTGATGTGGGCAGTGCGCTGGCCTGTGCCGATACGAGCGGTGCGTACTATCTGAAGGGTGTCTACTCGGCCGACAACGGATGCAACCGTCCGGATCAGATCGTTTCGTTCTCGAACATCGATGTGCAGTGGATCAAGCAGGCGCTGAAGAACCCGAACCAGTTCATTACGCCCGTTCCGAACTATCAGACCGCGGCCAACAGTCCAACGGTGACGCGAGTACAGCTCCAGTCCACCCAGGGCCCGGCGTACAGCAACAAGTACCTGCCCCCGTACTAG
- the LOC118515268 gene encoding inactive serine protease scarface-like isoform X2: MPHFCLFASFQTGECYAPEVCCKQQSLLSQSTVLTNEGYVVKVPENQYLPPEGQNTVTNIQTAPPPPPPTTPRPPPTTTRYVPPPTTTRYVPPPTTTRYVPPPTTTRYVPPPTTTRYFPPPTTTRPPFRAEEYIPPREEVPAPSNDDPNKIRPPQDEIPNPANDTPVVIRPTTPRPFQPPRPQGPEAPPPLPPVGCSAAMNCTEEEYCSSTGVISKTPVVLTEEQKLFRVPVTACRNLERGFTGVCCRDPDYVDPWPVGQLGQYNPEILGFDDGSYKPNGNGNGNGNGNGNGNGRRPGEPIQASPSQSTVGQRVNAVPSGLQFTNSGNTRFRPFQNQRSESTFAKPQQCAPRNYNTQPRGAGPLGTGFGEFPWQAMVLLETNKTLLCGGAIISDNTVVTAANCVYGLNPRTIQIKGGEWRLGVDAEPKTFQIVRVKDIVYHPAYNPTTLNYDVAMLVLEDRLKFDTHIGAICLDENDVVPSASYENCVTTGWGKEVLKIHIQNALMHQMSISLLSEAESQSQLQRNGFAPESHICGRPSGDACEVDVGSALACADTSGAYYLKGVYSADNGCNRPDQIVSFSNIDVQWIKQALKNPNQFITPVPNYQTAANSPTVTRVQLQSTQGPAYSNKYLPPY; this comes from the exons ATGCCCCATTTCTGCTTGTTTGCATCTTTTCAGACTGGCGAATGTTACGCACCGGAAGTTTGCTGCAAACAGCAATCCCTGCTGTCCCAATCGACCGTCCTGACGAACGAAGGTTACGTCGTTAAGGTACCGGAAAATCAGTACCTCCCACCGGAGGGTCAAAACACCGTCACAAACATTCAAACCgcaccacccccaccaccacccactaCACCTcgcccaccacccaccactaCACGCTATGTACCACCGCCGACCACTACACGCTATgtaccaccaccgaccaccaCGCGGTACgtgccaccaccaaccaccacccggtACGTGCCACCGCCAACGACAACGCGCTACTTCCCACCACCGACCACCACGCGCCCACCATTCCGCGCCGAAGAGTACATTCCACCCAGGGAGGAAGTGCCTGCCCCGTCCAATGACGACCCTAACAAGATCAGACCTCCACAGGACGAGATCCCGAACCCGGCCAACGATACTCCGGTCGTCATCCGACCGACCACGCCCCGTCCATTCCAGCCACCACGTCCGCAGGGTCCGGAAgctccaccaccactgccGCCGGTAGGATGCTCGGCCGCCATGAACTGTACCGAGGAGGAGTACTGTTCCTCGACCGGTGTCATCTCAAAGACTCCCGTGGTGTTGACCGAGGAGCAGAAGTTGTTCCGCGTCCCGGTGACGGCTTGTCGAAACTTGGAGCGAGGATTCACGGGGGTTTGTTGTCGCGATCCGGACTACGTTGATCCGTGGCCAGTCGGTCAGCTCGGACAGTACAACCCGGAAATTCTAGGCTTCGACGATGGTTCGTACAAACCGAACGGAAACGGTAATGGTAACGGTAATGGCAACGGAAACGGTAACGGACGCCGTCCAGGCGAACCGATCCAGGCGTCACCGTCCCAG TCTACCGTCGGCCAGCGCGTTAATGCCGTACCGTCCGGGCTGCAGTTTACCAACAGTGGCAACACCCGGTTCCGCCCGTTCCAGAACCAACGATCGGAGAGCACTTTCGCTAAGCCGCAACAGTGTGCCCCGCGAAACTAT AACACTCAGCCACGAGGTGCAGGACCTTTGGGTACCGGATTCGGCGAGTTCCCGTGGCAGGCGATGGTGCTGCTGGAGACCAACAAGACTCTGCTGTGCGGTGGAGCCATCATTTCGGATAACACCGTCGTAACTGCGGCCAACTGTGTCTATGG ACTGAACCCACGTACGATTCAAATCAAGGGAGGCGAATGGCGCCTGGGAGTTGACGCAGAACCAAAGACATTCCAGATCGTGCGCGTGAAGGACATCGTGTACCATCCGGCTTACAATCCGACCACGCTGAACTACGACGTCGCCATGCTGGTGCTGGAGGATCGCCTCAAGTTCGATACGCACATCGGTGCTATCTGTCTGGATGAGAACGATGTTGTGCCGAGCGCTTCGTACGAGAACTGTGTGACCACTGGTTGGGGCAAGGAAGTACTTAAGA TTCACATTCAAAACGCGCTGATGCACCAGATGTCGATCTCGTTGCTGTCGGAAGCGGAAAGCCAAAGCCAGCTGCAGCGAAACGGATTCGCACCGGAATCGCACATCTGCGGCCGTCCGTCCGGTGATGCCTGTGAGGTTGATGTGGGCAGTGCGCTGGCCTGTGCCGATACGAGCGGTGCGTACTATCTGAAGGGTGTCTACTCGGCCGACAACGGATGCAACCGTCCGGATCAGATCGTTTCGTTCTCGAACATCGATGTGCAGTGGATCAAGCAGGCGCTGAAGAACCCGAACCAGTTCATTACGCCCGTTCCGAACTATCAGACCGCGGCCAACAGTCCAACGGTGACGCGAGTACAGCTCCAGTCCACCCAGGGCCCGGCGTACAGCAACAAGTACCTGCCCCCGTACTAG
- the LOC118515268 gene encoding inactive serine protease scarface-like isoform X1 — MPHFCLFASFQTGECYAPEVCCKQQSLLSQSTVLTNEGYVVKVPENQYLPPEGQNTVTNIQTAPPPPPPTTPRPPPTTTRYVPPPTTTRYVPPPTTTRYVPPPTTTRYVPPPTTTRYFPPPTTTRPPFRAEEYIPPREEVPAPSNDDPNKIRPPQDEIPNPANDTPVVIRPTTPRPFQPPRPQGPEAPPPLPPVGCSAAMNCTEEEYCSSTGVISKTPVVLTEEQKLFRVPVTACRNLERGFTGVCCRDPDYVDPWPVGQLGQYNPEILGFDDGSYKPNGNGNGNGNGNGNGNGRRPGEPIQASPSQVTSTQSFAPNQFVSQTASVTQSKSQYDRGVTASASFQSTVGQRVNAVPSGLQFTNSGNTRFRPFQNQRSESTFAKPQQCAPRNYNTQPRGAGPLGTGFGEFPWQAMVLLETNKTLLCGGAIISDNTVVTAANCVYGLNPRTIQIKGGEWRLGVDAEPKTFQIVRVKDIVYHPAYNPTTLNYDVAMLVLEDRLKFDTHIGAICLDENDVVPSASYENCVTTGWGKEVLKIHIQNALMHQMSISLLSEAESQSQLQRNGFAPESHICGRPSGDACEVDVGSALACADTSGAYYLKGVYSADNGCNRPDQIVSFSNIDVQWIKQALKNPNQFITPVPNYQTAANSPTVTRVQLQSTQGPAYSNKYLPPY, encoded by the exons ATGCCCCATTTCTGCTTGTTTGCATCTTTTCAGACTGGCGAATGTTACGCACCGGAAGTTTGCTGCAAACAGCAATCCCTGCTGTCCCAATCGACCGTCCTGACGAACGAAGGTTACGTCGTTAAGGTACCGGAAAATCAGTACCTCCCACCGGAGGGTCAAAACACCGTCACAAACATTCAAACCgcaccacccccaccaccacccactaCACCTcgcccaccacccaccactaCACGCTATGTACCACCGCCGACCACTACACGCTATgtaccaccaccgaccaccaCGCGGTACgtgccaccaccaaccaccacccggtACGTGCCACCGCCAACGACAACGCGCTACTTCCCACCACCGACCACCACGCGCCCACCATTCCGCGCCGAAGAGTACATTCCACCCAGGGAGGAAGTGCCTGCCCCGTCCAATGACGACCCTAACAAGATCAGACCTCCACAGGACGAGATCCCGAACCCGGCCAACGATACTCCGGTCGTCATCCGACCGACCACGCCCCGTCCATTCCAGCCACCACGTCCGCAGGGTCCGGAAgctccaccaccactgccGCCGGTAGGATGCTCGGCCGCCATGAACTGTACCGAGGAGGAGTACTGTTCCTCGACCGGTGTCATCTCAAAGACTCCCGTGGTGTTGACCGAGGAGCAGAAGTTGTTCCGCGTCCCGGTGACGGCTTGTCGAAACTTGGAGCGAGGATTCACGGGGGTTTGTTGTCGCGATCCGGACTACGTTGATCCGTGGCCAGTCGGTCAGCTCGGACAGTACAACCCGGAAATTCTAGGCTTCGACGATGGTTCGTACAAACCGAACGGAAACGGTAATGGTAACGGTAATGGCAACGGAAACGGTAACGGACGCCGTCCAGGCGAACCGATCCAGGCGTCACCGTCCCAGGTAACGTCCACACAATCGTTTGCACCGAACCAGTTCGTCAGCCAGACGGCCTCAGTGACACAGAGCAAATCGCAGTACGATCGGGGCGTAACAGCGTCCGCTTCCTTCCAGTCTACCGTCGGCCAGCGCGTTAATGCCGTACCGTCCGGGCTGCAGTTTACCAACAGTGGCAACACCCGGTTCCGCCCGTTCCAGAACCAACGATCGGAGAGCACTTTCGCTAAGCCGCAACAGTGTGCCCCGCGAAACTAT AACACTCAGCCACGAGGTGCAGGACCTTTGGGTACCGGATTCGGCGAGTTCCCGTGGCAGGCGATGGTGCTGCTGGAGACCAACAAGACTCTGCTGTGCGGTGGAGCCATCATTTCGGATAACACCGTCGTAACTGCGGCCAACTGTGTCTATGG ACTGAACCCACGTACGATTCAAATCAAGGGAGGCGAATGGCGCCTGGGAGTTGACGCAGAACCAAAGACATTCCAGATCGTGCGCGTGAAGGACATCGTGTACCATCCGGCTTACAATCCGACCACGCTGAACTACGACGTCGCCATGCTGGTGCTGGAGGATCGCCTCAAGTTCGATACGCACATCGGTGCTATCTGTCTGGATGAGAACGATGTTGTGCCGAGCGCTTCGTACGAGAACTGTGTGACCACTGGTTGGGGCAAGGAAGTACTTAAGA TTCACATTCAAAACGCGCTGATGCACCAGATGTCGATCTCGTTGCTGTCGGAAGCGGAAAGCCAAAGCCAGCTGCAGCGAAACGGATTCGCACCGGAATCGCACATCTGCGGCCGTCCGTCCGGTGATGCCTGTGAGGTTGATGTGGGCAGTGCGCTGGCCTGTGCCGATACGAGCGGTGCGTACTATCTGAAGGGTGTCTACTCGGCCGACAACGGATGCAACCGTCCGGATCAGATCGTTTCGTTCTCGAACATCGATGTGCAGTGGATCAAGCAGGCGCTGAAGAACCCGAACCAGTTCATTACGCCCGTTCCGAACTATCAGACCGCGGCCAACAGTCCAACGGTGACGCGAGTACAGCTCCAGTCCACCCAGGGCCCGGCGTACAGCAACAAGTACCTGCCCCCGTACTAG